A part of Olleya sp. Bg11-27 genomic DNA contains:
- the tssD gene encoding type VI secretion system tube protein TssD — MSFVTKLNIDNNRMNLLEYSFGFPQIIDSTTRTSEIPKGGQLTILLKPTNKTTILGLCLPLSINNT; from the coding sequence ATTTCATTTGTAACCAAACTTAATATTGATAATAACAGAATGAATCTTTTAGAGTACTCTTTTGGTTTTCCTCAAATTATAGATAGTACAACTCGAACATCCGAAATACCTAAAGGAGGACAACTAACTATTCTTTTAAAACCCACAAATAAAACAACCATTTTGGGACTTTGTTTACCACTCTCTATAAATAATACTTAA
- the tssD gene encoding type VI secretion system tube protein TssD produces the protein MAFKAKLKLGGQEYNVLNCSYELHQETDATGRPSSITRGGKIKLTVESTADVSLSDWMFNNFERKDGSIVYLKRDSESTSKELKFSEGYMVKYRENFDSTGKNPMSESFVISAKGIGIGNGEHVNDWV, from the coding sequence ATGGCTTTTAAAGCAAAACTAAAATTAGGAGGACAAGAGTACAATGTGTTAAATTGCTCTTATGAATTACACCAAGAAACTGATGCAACGGGAAGACCTTCTTCTATTACTAGAGGTGGAAAGATAAAATTAACTGTAGAATCTACTGCTGACGTTAGCCTTTCTGACTGGATGTTTAACAACTTCGAACGCAAAGACGGTTCTATCGTTTACTTAAAAAGAGATAGTGAATCTACTTCTAAAGAGTTAAAATTTTCTGAAGGCTACATGGTCAAATACCGCGAAAACTTCGACTCCACTGGAAAAAACCCAATGTCTGAGTCTTTTGTAATTTCGGCTAAAGGTATTGGTATTGGAAATGGAGAGCATGTTAATGATTGGGTTTAA